The DNA window TCCGTTGTAATATCTCCTTCTGCCGCCATATCCTTTGTCTGTGGCGTTCCTTCCAAAATTTCAAGTACGGGGCAGGCATAGGGATTATTCTCAGTATATTCCCTAAAATACTGTGCATACTCATTGGGTAATATTACTAAATTAGCCTGTGCATATCCCTGACACATTCCTGATGTCGGCATATTGAATTCGTTATTCCTTATTCTCCTGCGGATTTCTAACGGACTCATATTCTTATATGGTTCTATGTTAAATGACATTTACTCCTCCTTATTTTCCCCCTGTTTTTACTGATAAATTATATGTTTATCGTCAAACAAACTGGAATCCCGCTCCTCCCAATACCCTATCCAGGCTGCCGCATGCAGACAGAGGCACGTACTTGCCGGAAACGCCGCCTTCTGAAAAGCTGGATACACGAATCGTAAAATCTATCCCTTTTCCTGCTAAATGAATTACATGGGTATTCGCATTTACCGCAGGATCGGATATGATTTTTGATTGTGTATGTTCAAACCCGATACCTGCCAATGCAACTGCAGCATGCACATTGACATTTTTCGGAAACAGCTTTGCAGCTTCCTTTGTCGCTCCTTCATACAGAACCATTCTCTCCGTATTATCGCACCCTAAACTTTTGGGATTTTTAGTCGTCTCAATTGTTACTTCCGTTAACTCTTTACGGCCATCGAAAATCCCATCCAGTCCCAAAATGGCTCCATGGGGCAGAAATACATGTGTTCCATGAGCTTCACTGATTTCTCTTGCATGTTCTCTCAGAGCATCATCTTGAAATGCAGTCATAGAAAATGTCATCAGATTACAACAGGACAGGATATCCTCCAGGTATCGTGTTACAACTTCTGCCGTCGCACATTCGATTACCAAATCCAGTCCCTCAAACATGCCTGAATTCAATTCGGGTGTTACCTGAATGCCGTTAATTTCACTCACCTTTAAATATGGGTCATACACAAAAACCACTTCCGCACTCTTCCGTTCTGCTACATGTTCCATCATGGCTCTTCCGATTTTTCCGCCGCCTAAGAATGCAATTTTCATCATGCTCCACCTCCATCTCTAAATCTTCCTGCGATACCGCTCCATAATCTGAAGTAACCGTTCAATTGCCGCCACCGCATTACCTTTATCCTGTGAAAAATTAATCCGAAACTCATTTTGATATTGAGGTGCAAACTCAGTTCCCGGGGTTACTGTCACATTTGCCATTTCACGTACAATCCTGATAAACTGATGTAGGGAAACATCCAATTCAGGAATTGTTATAAACAGATAACTTCCCCCATCTGTCTGTCTGGCATAGACACCCGGAACTTCCCGAAGTTTCTCCATAATGGCATCGCGAATCTCCTGATGCGCTTTCACCCGTTCCTGAAGCCAACCCTCGGGTTCATTAAACCACGTTGCAAATACCGCCTGATTATAACCGCTGCATCGTAGTGACATAATCGCCTGCAATTTCTCCATGCGTTCAATAATTGCTGCAGTTCCAAAGGCGGCTCCCAATCGATAACCGCTTAAAGATTCCGTCTTAGACGGTCCCATGATTGTAATAATATTTTTTGTATTTTCTTTTTGTGAACAAAAGTGAGTATAATCCGTTCCCGGATAAACCTGGCGGGAATATAGTTCATCCGCAATTACTGTCACATCATACTTTTTAGCGAGTGCAGCAATCGAGCTTATTTCGCCATTTGAATAAACACAGCCTACCGGATTGTTTGGATTTGAAAAGAGAAACAGTTTTACTCCGTTTTGGAATGCCTCTTCAAGTGCCTTAAGGTCGATCCCCGATCCGATCTTTGTATTCACATAATCCATCTGTATCGGCACAAGTTCTCCATGAAAAAACTCCACCATTTTGCGATTAGCAAAGTAATCCGGTTCCACAATTGCAACCTTATCTCCAGGCAGGATATTGCTCCCCATAGCTAAGAATAAAGCCCCCTGTGTTCCCGGTGTCAGAATCAGATTTTCATCCGGATCAATGGGAACTCCTGTGAAAGCAGATAAACGTCCCGCCACATACTCTAATATACTTTTTTTGCCCCGGTAGGGCGTATAAGCCTGTTTTCCTCCTTCCCGCACTCCTTCTGCAAACACTTCAAAACTTCCCGGAGTCGGCTCATGCGCATCCACGTCTCCATGTGAAAAATCCACCGGAACTCCCATAAGTTTCTCTCCCCTGAACTCCAATGTCTCTGTTTTCTGGAGACTTTCCTGCCCAGGAGCATTATCAATCCCCAATCGTGCAAATTTTGTTTCTATCGACATAGTCTTTATACCTCCCTCGTTTTTTCTTATCCTTTCGATACCCAAATGATAGCATCGTGGTAATTACTTGTCCAATAGATAGGGCGACATATCCTTATGTCTAAAATGGAATATGCCAAAATATGGAACGACCTTGGCAGATGGTTCCTTTCTCTTTTTCCTTTTATTTGACACCCCCATTCCAACCATATATAATAGAAATGCATATTAAAAAACAGGTTTCTGAAATTTCGACAGATAGAAAGGATATTAATCATGTGGATTGCCGACGGCTGGAATGATTATGAAGTAATAGACTGTTCCAAAGGAGAGAAGCTGGAGCGTTGGGGGAAGTATCTGCTTGTCCGCCCCGATCCCCAGGTAATCTGGGACACTCCGAAGGAACATAAAGGATGGAAAAAGATGAACGGCCATTATCACAGAAGCGCCAAGGGCGGCGGGGAATGGGAATTCTTTGATCTGCCGGAGCAGTGGACGATTGGCTATAAGGGACTTACTTTTAACCTGAAGCCGTTCAGTTTCAAGCATACCGGGCTTTTCCCGGAGCAGGCTGCAAACTGGGACTGGTTTGGGAATAAGATTCGGGAGGCCGGACGGCCTGTGAAGGTTTTGAACCTCTTTGCCTACACCGGAGGGGCAACCCTGGCCGCCGCTAAGGCGGGCGCCAGCGTGACCCATGTGGACGCCTCAAAGGGCATGGTGAACTGGGCCAAAGAAAATGCCCGTTCTTCCGGGCTGGTGGAAGCTCCCATCCGCTGGATCGTGGATGACTGTGTGAAGTTCGTGGAGAGAGAAATCCGCCGCGGCAACCGCTATGATGGAATCATCATGGATCCTCCATCCTACGGAAGGGGACCCAAAGGTGAGATCTGGAAGATCGAAGAAGCGATTCACCCCTTTGTCAAACTGTGTGCACAGCTTTTGTCGGAGGAACCGCTTTTCTACCTTATAAATTCTTATACAACCGGACTGGCTCCCTCCGTGCTGACCTACATGCTCTCCACGGAATTGTCGCCAAAATATAAAGGGATGGTCCGCTCCGATGAGCTTGGACTCCCCGTAACAAAAAGCGGGTTGATTCTCCCCTGCGGCGCTTCCGGCCGATGGGAATCCTCCCCCGCTAAATAACCGTATTAACGGCCGCCGCTCAGCAGTTTCCAGAGTGGCGGCATTTTTCTTTTCAAAAATTCCGAAGTTCCCCATGCAAACAGGATCGCAGCCACAAGGACGGCCAGATACATGAGAAGCGCCATGGCCGCCGTATGGGGCAGGACAAACGAGGCCGCCTTATTAAGCGTCCTGACCACAAGGAAATGGAACGCGTATAAGAAGAAACTCTCTTTCATCCAGGGCGCAGGGGACGGCAGTCTGCCCGACGGCAGTGCAATCCAAATCGTCACGGGCGCCAGCAGGCCGTAAAGGACGGCGGTCAGAAAATTTGCATCATGGTGCGTCGTCCAAAACATCCAGATGCAGAGCAGAACGCCAGCTATGGCCGCGCCTTCCTTCAAAATCCACGACACCGCTCCGATGCCGTCCCTTTTTTCAACAAATCTGCCTCCGTGAAGCGCCATATAGGCCCCTGAGGAAAAGTACAGAAGCGCATCCAGGTTCAGCACCGGAATGACAGTAGCCCGGCCGAGAAAATACAGCATGACCGCTATCGCAGCCGCCCCCGTCCATGCATTTGCCATCACCGCATAGATAACCGGAGCCAGGGCTATCAAAAGAATTAACTGCTGCATATACCACAGCACCGGATTATATGTATAATTAATAATGGCATCCGCCAGGTTTTCAAGGGAGAATGTCACCGTTCCTTTCCCGGCCACTGCGGACAGGACCGGTATCCTCGACACGACCAGAAAGAGCAGATAATAAAGGGCATTCCATACGATATACGGTATTAATACGCTCCTGACCCTGCGTGTCATTTTCCCTGGAATCTCCTTCCACGAGATGCCTCTGTAAAACAGATAGGCCGATATGATAAAAAAGCCGGGCACGGCAATCGATGGCACCGCAAGAGAAACCAGACTCTGCGCCAGCTTAAGGCTCTCTGCAAACAGTCCGGTTTCTTCCGCTTCTATAAACAAGTCCGCATTATAGCTGTGAATCATCACAACCAGGCAGCTCAGGATAAAAGTCATCCAGGTAATCTTATTTCTGAATTCCGCCTCCGTAAGTCGCTTCATAGATCCGTTCTTTCACCATTTCATAATTAATTATCAGAGAAATTTAAGGCTGCCGAAACATCCAGCATTCCTCCGGTCGCCGTTTTTCCGGACAGGCTCTCCAGCCTGTGCACCGAATTCAATATTCTTCCCTTAATTTCCGTCAGAGACAGGCCGGGATCGTAGGAATACAACATTGCCGCAGCTCCCGTTACCATCGGCGCCGCCATGGAGGTACCGCTCATATAGCTGTATTTGTTTCCGGTAACCGTACTTAATATGTAACTGCCCGGCGCCGCCAGATCCACGCTCTTCACTCCAAAGTTGGAAGCCGGGTCTATCTTGCCGTCAAACCGTAAATTGGCCACCGAAATGATATTGTCGAGATCAAAACTGGCCGGATAGACCGGCAGACTGTCTATGTTATACCCGTTTCCCGAACTGTCTCCGTTTCCCGCTGCGACAACAAAGAGCATGCCGGAATTTTTCATCGTCTGGTACAATTCTTCGCTGTACTTGTTCGTGCCGAAGCTCAGATTACAAATCACCGCCCCATTATCCTGGGCGTAGCGGATCGCCTTGGCGACATTGTCCGCCGTCCCGACTCCGGAAGGCGTTCCAAGCGCCTTGATGCTCATCACTTTCACATACGCCGGATCACAGATGCCAATCGTTCCCACCCCGTTTCTCGCCGCGGCAATGGTGCCTGCGGAATGGGTGCCGTGATCGTCGTCCGAGCCTGTAAAGACCTGATTGTTGTTGGAATAAAAATTCCATCCGTAAACGTCGTCGATATATCCGTTGCCGTCATTATCGATTCCATCACCCGGGATTTCATCCTCGTTAATCCAGATGGAACCCGCCAGGTCCTGATGGCTGTAGTCAATTCCCGTGTCAATCACCGCAACGGCCACTTGGCGTTTATCTCCCTTTGCGTCGTATTTCTTCCAGGCAGGTATGATATTAATATCAATTCCCGCCAGAGCCAGCGTCGTTCCATCGCTCTCCCTTGCGGGCCCCGGCCGGTTTTCTCCGGTGCTCCGGTTTCCCAGCCATCCCTGAAAAACATTGTCCAGAGGCATCTTCGTGCTGGGCACCAGCTTAAATATACCGCTGTTAAGTAATGCCCACTGATAATCCCCATAGGTGTCGGAATACGGCAGCGACTGGTAACCGGGTCCTAAGGAGAACACGCTCATCCCCGCCCCCTCTGCCGAGCCAAACGCCTCCGCACCGTCCCGGCCGGCGGCAAAATCCCCCTCTGCCTCCACAACCTGTACCGGCGCAGGCCCATCGGTTCCCATGCCTGCTGCGGTAAATGCAGTCAGCATCGAAACGGCCAGCGCCGCTGCCAGTGCGGCAGTCCATATTTTGTTTTCCAGTAACCGTTTTTGATTTTTTCTCATCGTCACTCCTGAAATTATAACTTAATGATATTACTTCTGCACTCTCTTTAAGCCGATAAATACAACCACGCTTCTCGGCGGCACGACAAACTGTTTCTGGTCTTTCAGCACCGGTTCCTCCCCTTTTCCGTAAATGCCGTTATTCTCCCCGTCATCCGTATTAAAGGCCAGGTGCCACTTCATGCCCCGCGGCAGTTTGGGCAGGGAGAACTCATGGGGTTCCCAATGCATATTATAAGCCGTGTAAAAATAATCGTCGGGCGTCCCATCAGCCTTTTGTCCGTATTCACCGCAGTACATAATGCCTAACTGGCGGCGGAAGTTCTCAAACTCCGGGCACCAGGTTTTCACACCGTGGTATGAAACATCGGGATGGCCGCAGACAAGGTAGTCCGTGTTCTTCGGCTCCGTTTCCATATGGAATACGGGGTGCTCTTTCCTGAACGCAATGACATATTTTACAAATTCATAGATATCGCGGTTGCTTTCCAGAAGGTTCCAGTTGAGCCATGAGACCTCATTATCCTGGCAATAAGAATTATTGTTCCCGCCTTTTGTGCAGCCGAACTCATCTCCCGCCTGGATTAAAGGGGTTCCCTGGCTTAAAAACAGGAGCAGATAAGCATTTCTGAGCTGTTTTCTGCGCATCTGTACAATCTTCTTTTTACGGCTTGGGCCTTCCGCCCCACAGTTCCAGGTAAAATTATAATCGGTTCCGTCCCGGTTATCTTCCCCATTGGCCTCGTTATGCTTTACTTCATAGGACACCATATCCATCATCGTAAAGCCGTTTGTATTCGCCATATAGTTTATAACGCCGCAGCCGGCCGGATTCCTTCGGTTTCTGAATATCAGGTTATTCATCTGATCTTCATCCCCCTTCAGGACACGGCGCATGTCCGTCAGAAAGCCGTCGTTATACTCTCCCAGATGGCGTTCTCCGGCGCTCTCCGCCTGTTCCCAGGACGTTGCGAGAAGCTTTGTCTCCGAGAGATAAGGATCGCATAAAAGCAGTCCCGCCGGTGCAAACCCGGAAAGATGGACTCCATCCACATGGTAGCGCGAAACCCAGAAGCGTACTGCATCCAGGATCATGGACGGGCTTTCTTGTCCAGTAAAATACAGCTCTACAATCACTTCCAGTCCGTTCTTATGAAGTTCCTTCACAAGACGGCAGAACTCGGCCGCAGGTGTTTTCCCAGCACCTGACGTATAAGAAGACTTGGGCGCGAAATAGAATCCCTTTTCATATCCCCAATAATTCAGTTTTCCTGTCGGCTCCGTGCTGTGGTAGGGATTTCCGTCAGACTGATCCGGCATCATCACCTCTGAAAACTCGTACGATGGAAATAATTCGACTGCCGTAATCCCCAGTTCCTTCATATATGGGATTTTCTCCACGATCGCCTTAAACGTTCCGCGGTCCTCCACACGGGAAGAAACATGCTTTGTAAAACCCCTGGGGTGGATTCTGTAGATAACCGTCTCATTAAAGGGACGGTTCAGGGGCCTGTCACCCTCCCATTCGAAATCACCGGAGATAAACCGGCTTCTTAAGGGGCGGTTTACCGAGGCCAAATCCCCCCACTTCTCCCGTCCGCTGAATTCCCGGCCGTAAACGTCGGGGATTTCCCCCTCCTCTGTCTCAAGGCAGTATTCAAGATCTTTAAAGTCTTCCCCGCAAAGTTCCATGGACCATACATTGCCCACCCGCTCTTCGGCAGAAAACGGTATTGTCTCTGTCTTCCTTCCGTCTCTGTAAATTACCAGGCTGCATTTATCGCCGGAGGCCACGGTGCAAATATGGACTCCCTTTTCCGTCTCTGTAATTCCCAAAGGAAAATTACCCTGGCCGTTTTGCACTTTTTCTATTTTGCCTGTCTTCACTCGCCCATCTCCAATCCGGCCGTGTAGGCCGAGGTTATTGTGCTTCTAAAATGTTTAACTCCCCCAAACTGCGCTTTTTAGCGGGGCTGGGAATCATAAGCTTCTATCTGTTCCGCCAGATCGTTTAAATACATCCAGCGCTCCATTTTCTCTTCCAGCTGTGTTTCTTTTTCTTCTTTCTCCTGCATCAGGCTGTTCAGACGGCTGTAATCACTGGCCGCCTTTAGAATTTCCTCCTCCAGTCCGGCCACAGCCGCTTCCAGGGAGGCAATGTCTTCCTCTATGGTCTCCCACTCCCGCTGTTCTTTATAGGAAAACTTCGGTTTCTTATCCCGCTGCTGTCCGTCCTTCCAGTTTTTGCGGCCGCCTGTCTGCGCATCCTGTCCGGCCTGGCCCGCTTTGCCTTCCGCTGCAGAATTTTCTTCCAGGCCCCTCTCATCGAGGGCTGCCTGGTAATCCGTATATCCGCCTTCATACTGCTTCACGACGCCGTCGCCCTCAAAAGCAAAGATACGGCGCACCACCCTATCCAGAAAATACCGGTCATGGGATACCGTTATCACAATCCCCTGGAAATGATCCAGATAGTCCTCAAGGATCGTCAGAGTCCTGATATCGAGATCATTGGTCGGCTCATCCAGAAGCAGGACATTGGGAGCGTCCATCAGAATGTGAAGCAGGTAAAGCCGCCTTCTCTCCCCACCCGAAAGTTTACCAATCGGTGTGTACTGTACGCTTGGCGGAAAAAGGAAACGTTCCAGCATCTGGGATGCAGACACGCTGCCTTCGGGTGTCTTCACATACTCTGCGACATTCTTTATATAATCGATCACCTTGAGGCTCTCGTCCATGTCTTCATTTTCCTGGGAAAAATACCCCATTTTAACGGTCTGGCCAATGATGGTTTCTCCTGAATCGGGCTGAACCCATCCCGCGATCATTTTCATCAGGGTGGACTTGCCGCTTCCGTTCGGCCCGATGATCCCAATCCTGTCGTTCTTTAAAAAAATATAGTTAAAGTCGCGTAAAAGAACCTTATCCCCATAGCTTTTGCTCAGATGGGAGATTTCCACGGTCGTTCTGCCGAGACGGCTGGACAGAGAGCTCATCTCCACGTCCCCGTCCTCCTCGGGACCCTTTCTTGCACTCAGTTCTTCAAATCTCTGGATACGGCCCTTCTGCTTTGTCGATCTGGCCCTGGCGCCCCGCCTGATCCACTGAAGCTCGGTCCTCAGGATGGTCTGGCGTTTCCGTTCGGAGGCCTCTTCCATTGCCATGCGCTCCTCTTTCAGTTCCAGATATCCCGCGTAGTTTGCCTGATAGCTGTATAATTTGCCCTTATCCAGTTCCACGATCCGGTTGGACACACTGTCCAGGAAATAACGGTCATGGGTAATCATAAGGAGGGCTCCCCTGAATTTCTTCAGGTACTCTTCCAGCCAGTCCGCCATGCTGCTGTCCAAATGGTTCGTCGGTTCATCCAGCACCAGCAAGTCCGCCGTAGACAGAAGGACGCTCGCAAGGGCCACCCTCTTTTTCTGTCCGCCGGACAGCGTGGAAATAACCGCTCCATACTCCGTGATTCCAAGCTGGGTCAGTATGTTCTTGGCCTGGCCTTCCAGATCCCAGCTGTGCTCATGCCCCTCATTCTCCTTTATGACGCATTCGAGAACGGTAAGCTGCGGCTCAAACACGGGATTTTGCGGCAGAAAACGGATATAGAGGTTCCTGCCCCTCACCACGGTGCCCTGGTCCGGCTCCTCCAGCCCTGCAGCAATCTTTAAAAGAGTCGACTTGCCCGTG is part of the [Clostridium] symbiosum genome and encodes:
- a CDS encoding aspartate dehydrogenase domain-containing protein, which encodes MMKIAFLGGGKIGRAMMEHVAERKSAEVVFVYDPYLKVSEINGIQVTPELNSGMFEGLDLVIECATAEVVTRYLEDILSCCNLMTFSMTAFQDDALREHAREISEAHGTHVFLPHGAILGLDGIFDGRKELTEVTIETTKNPKSLGCDNTERMVLYEGATKEAAKLFPKNVNVHAAVALAGIGFEHTQSKIISDPAVNANTHVIHLAGKGIDFTIRVSSFSEGGVSGKYVPLSACGSLDRVLGGAGFQFV
- a CDS encoding pyridoxal phosphate-dependent aminotransferase — its product is MSIETKFARLGIDNAPGQESLQKTETLEFRGEKLMGVPVDFSHGDVDAHEPTPGSFEVFAEGVREGGKQAYTPYRGKKSILEYVAGRLSAFTGVPIDPDENLILTPGTQGALFLAMGSNILPGDKVAIVEPDYFANRKMVEFFHGELVPIQMDYVNTKIGSGIDLKALEEAFQNGVKLFLFSNPNNPVGCVYSNGEISSIAALAKKYDVTVIADELYSRQVYPGTDYTHFCSQKENTKNIITIMGPSKTESLSGYRLGAAFGTAAIIERMEKLQAIMSLRCSGYNQAVFATWFNEPEGWLQERVKAHQEIRDAIMEKLREVPGVYARQTDGGSYLFITIPELDVSLHQFIRIVREMANVTVTPGTEFAPQYQNEFRINFSQDKGNAVAAIERLLQIMERYRRKI
- a CDS encoding class I SAM-dependent methyltransferase; the encoded protein is MWIADGWNDYEVIDCSKGEKLERWGKYLLVRPDPQVIWDTPKEHKGWKKMNGHYHRSAKGGGEWEFFDLPEQWTIGYKGLTFNLKPFSFKHTGLFPEQAANWDWFGNKIREAGRPVKVLNLFAYTGGATLAAAKAGASVTHVDASKGMVNWAKENARSSGLVEAPIRWIVDDCVKFVEREIRRGNRYDGIIMDPPSYGRGPKGEIWKIEEAIHPFVKLCAQLLSEEPLFYLINSYTTGLAPSVLTYMLSTELSPKYKGMVRSDELGLPVTKSGLILPCGASGRWESSPAK
- a CDS encoding acyltransferase encodes the protein MKRLTEAEFRNKITWMTFILSCLVVMIHSYNADLFIEAEETGLFAESLKLAQSLVSLAVPSIAVPGFFIISAYLFYRGISWKEIPGKMTRRVRSVLIPYIVWNALYYLLFLVVSRIPVLSAVAGKGTVTFSLENLADAIINYTYNPVLWYMQQLILLIALAPVIYAVMANAWTGAAAIAVMLYFLGRATVIPVLNLDALLYFSSGAYMALHGGRFVEKRDGIGAVSWILKEGAAIAGVLLCIWMFWTTHHDANFLTAVLYGLLAPVTIWIALPSGRLPSPAPWMKESFFLYAFHFLVVRTLNKAASFVLPHTAAMALLMYLAVLVAAILFAWGTSEFLKRKMPPLWKLLSGGR
- a CDS encoding S8 family peptidase — protein: MRKNQKRLLENKIWTAALAAALAVSMLTAFTAAGMGTDGPAPVQVVEAEGDFAAGRDGAEAFGSAEGAGMSVFSLGPGYQSLPYSDTYGDYQWALLNSGIFKLVPSTKMPLDNVFQGWLGNRSTGENRPGPARESDGTTLALAGIDINIIPAWKKYDAKGDKRQVAVAVIDTGIDYSHQDLAGSIWINEDEIPGDGIDNDGNGYIDDVYGWNFYSNNNQVFTGSDDDHGTHSAGTIAAARNGVGTIGICDPAYVKVMSIKALGTPSGVGTADNVAKAIRYAQDNGAVICNLSFGTNKYSEELYQTMKNSGMLFVVAAGNGDSSGNGYNIDSLPVYPASFDLDNIISVANLRFDGKIDPASNFGVKSVDLAAPGSYILSTVTGNKYSYMSGTSMAAPMVTGAAAMLYSYDPGLSLTEIKGRILNSVHRLESLSGKTATGGMLDVSAALNFSDN
- a CDS encoding alpha-amylase, encoding MKTGKIEKVQNGQGNFPLGITETEKGVHICTVASGDKCSLVIYRDGRKTETIPFSAEERVGNVWSMELCGEDFKDLEYCLETEEGEIPDVYGREFSGREKWGDLASVNRPLRSRFISGDFEWEGDRPLNRPFNETVIYRIHPRGFTKHVSSRVEDRGTFKAIVEKIPYMKELGITAVELFPSYEFSEVMMPDQSDGNPYHSTEPTGKLNYWGYEKGFYFAPKSSYTSGAGKTPAAEFCRLVKELHKNGLEVIVELYFTGQESPSMILDAVRFWVSRYHVDGVHLSGFAPAGLLLCDPYLSETKLLATSWEQAESAGERHLGEYNDGFLTDMRRVLKGDEDQMNNLIFRNRRNPAGCGVINYMANTNGFTMMDMVSYEVKHNEANGEDNRDGTDYNFTWNCGAEGPSRKKKIVQMRRKQLRNAYLLLFLSQGTPLIQAGDEFGCTKGGNNNSYCQDNEVSWLNWNLLESNRDIYEFVKYVIAFRKEHPVFHMETEPKNTDYLVCGHPDVSYHGVKTWCPEFENFRRQLGIMYCGEYGQKADGTPDDYFYTAYNMHWEPHEFSLPKLPRGMKWHLAFNTDDGENNGIYGKGEEPVLKDQKQFVVPPRSVVVFIGLKRVQK
- a CDS encoding ABC-F family ATP-binding cassette domain-containing protein, translating into MNILTIEHLTKSYTERLLFDDTSFSINEGEKIGLIGINGTGKSTLLKIAAGLEEPDQGTVVRGRNLYIRFLPQNPVFEPQLTVLECVIKENEGHEHSWDLEGQAKNILTQLGITEYGAVISTLSGGQKKRVALASVLLSTADLLVLDEPTNHLDSSMADWLEEYLKKFRGALLMITHDRYFLDSVSNRIVELDKGKLYSYQANYAGYLELKEERMAMEEASERKRQTILRTELQWIRRGARARSTKQKGRIQRFEELSARKGPEEDGDVEMSSLSSRLGRTTVEISHLSKSYGDKVLLRDFNYIFLKNDRIGIIGPNGSGKSTLMKMIAGWVQPDSGETIIGQTVKMGYFSQENEDMDESLKVIDYIKNVAEYVKTPEGSVSASQMLERFLFPPSVQYTPIGKLSGGERRRLYLLHILMDAPNVLLLDEPTNDLDIRTLTILEDYLDHFQGIVITVSHDRYFLDRVVRRIFAFEGDGVVKQYEGGYTDYQAALDERGLEENSAAEGKAGQAGQDAQTGGRKNWKDGQQRDKKPKFSYKEQREWETIEEDIASLEAAVAGLEEEILKAASDYSRLNSLMQEKEEKETQLEEKMERWMYLNDLAEQIEAYDSQPR